Genomic window (Chloroflexota bacterium):
CCAAGCGCCGGTACAAGCCGTAGATGTCGGCACGATCATCGAAGTGGGTGACGGCATCGCGCGCGTCACCGGGTTGCGTAACGTGATGGCAGGCGAACTGGTCGAGTTTCCAAAAACCGGCGTGCTCGGCTTGACACTCAACCTGGAAAAGGACACCATCGGCGTCGTCATCATGGGCGAGTATGCCGAGCTTAAGGAAGGCGACCTCGTCAAAGGCACCGGGCGCATCGCGTCCGTGCCAGTGGGGCAGGGCTTGGTCGGACGCGTCGTCAATGCGCTCGGTCAACCGGTGGATGGCAAAGGTCCCATCGAATCGTCCAAGTTACGCCCGGTCGAACGCATCGCGCCGAACGTGATTCAACGCCAACCGGTGGAGCAACCCGTCCAAACCGGCATCAAGCCGATTGACGCGATGATTCCGATTGGTCGCGGGCAGCGCGAATTGATTATTGGCGACCGACAAACCGGCAAGACCGCGCTTGCCGTGGATGCGATCATCAATCAGCGCGGGCAAGGCATGGTTTGCATCTACGTCGCGATCGGTCAGAAACTTTCGACGATCGCGCAGGTCGTCGGCACGCTCGAAAAATTCGGCGCGATGGAGTACACCACCGTCGTCGCCGCGAGTGCGTCCGATCCCGCCGCGTTGCAGTACCTCGCGCCGTACTCCGGTTGCGCGATGGGCGAAGAAGTGATGGAGAGTGGCGTGACCATCGGCGGCAAAGAAATTCGCGACGCGCTGGTCGTCTACGACGATTTGTCGAAACACGCGTGGTCGTACCGCCAAGTCTCCTTGCTCCTGCGCCGACCACCCGGCCGCGAAGCGTACCCCGGCGATATTTTCTATCTCCACTCGCGCTTGCTGGAACGCGCCGCCAAG
Coding sequences:
- a CDS encoding F0F1 ATP synthase subunit alpha, whose translation is MAIRVDDITAQIRKQIESFQAPVQAVDVGTIIEVGDGIARVTGLRNVMAGELVEFPKTGVLGLTLNLEKDTIGVVIMGEYAELKEGDLVKGTGRIASVPVGQGLVGRVVNALGQPVDGKGPIESSKLRPVERIAPNVIQRQPVEQPVQTGIKPIDAMIPIGRGQRELIIGDRQTGKTALAVDAIINQRGQGMVCIYVAIGQKLSTIAQVVGTLEKFGAMEYTTVVAASASDPAALQYLAPYSGCAMGEEVMESGVTIGGKEIRDALVVYDDLSKHAWSYRQVSLLLRRPPGREAYPGDIFYLHSRLLERAAKLNKSLGGGSLTALPVIETQAGDVSAYIPTNVISITDGQIYLESDLFYAGIRPALNVGISVSRVGGKAQTKAMRQVAGKMKLDLAQYRNLAAFAQFGSDLDKATRDQLDRGSRLTELLKQPQYEPMRLDRQVMVIYAATNGFMDDVPVDKVRAFETAFLRFMDASHPQIGEKILSAKTIDADSEAALKKAIQEFKVAGTY